The genomic DNA AAACCGAGTCCGAGTCCGTCGCGAAGCGTCGACAAGGACGTCGCGGCGGAGAGCGAAAAGATATCGCGTCCGGTCGCTGAATCGCTGGCCGTGTTAATGCCTCGCAGGCCGAGATCCGACGCCGTCGATCCGCCTCCGACTTCGCTGACACTCAAATTCGACAGCGTCTTGCCTGTCTTGTCGGTCAGCACGATCTTGTCACCCGATGTCGACGCGCGGACATCGATGTCGGACGATTCATTAATTGTCGCCAGGACATCGTCGATCGTCGCGGCACCGCGAAGGTCGATCGTCGCGGAATTTCCGCTACGGTCGGTAATCCGGATCTGACCCCGCTCCACACCGCGGCCGCCATTGAGATCTTCCAGGGCGACACTATTGTCGATAAATCCGCCGGTTTCGATCGTCAATTGGCCACTGTAGCCCAACGATTCGGTGCTGCTGCCGAGGTTGCGCGAACCGAAGCTGTTGGTCTGCGCCAATTGGACCACGCGGACCTGTTGATTTTGCAGATTGACCGAATCGGCGGTCTGGATCACCGAAAGGGCATCGCTGTTGGACGAAGAAACCGCCGTCGTCTCGTAAAGCGATTCGCTTCCAAAGCTGGCGCTGGCCAGTTCGAGACCGACAGCCAATGCTGTCAATTCGGTGATCGCGACCTGTTCCTGTTGCAGCGCGGCGGTTCGCGCCGACAGCAGATCGCGTGGCCGCGCCGAGATTGCCATCAATTGTTCGACGGTTTCCTGGATCGGAATCCCGGTGATTAAACCGACAGATGATTGAATCGTTCCCATGGAGTAACCGTTTGGGCAGCAGAGATCGAAGGGCTTTCAAAAGGGTGCGAATCGAAGGGGTTACAACCCGCACTACCGTTATTATCGGCCTAAGCAAAACGGCGGCTCGAATGAATCGAACCGCCGTGTCAAGATTTAGTTTGTCTTCGGAAGGGGGATTAGCCCAACAGCGAGAGGACGTTTTGTGGGTTTTGGTTTGCCAGCGACAAGACCGAAGTACCCGATTGAACCAGAATCTGAGCACGTGTCAGACGAGCCGATTCGGCAGCGAAGTCGGCATCACGGATGCTCGATTCCGCTTCCTGCAGGTTCGCCACGGTGTCGTTCAAGCTGACCAAGTTGCTTTCGATCGTCGTTCGTTGGAACGCACCCAATCGACCGCGAAGCCCCGTCACTTGGTCGATCGCTTCGTCGACGATCGCTGCGGCTGCGGTGGGATCGGTTCCCAGAGCGGCTCGGCCACCTTCGCCCAATTCGAACAACTTACCGCTAACGCCACCCAATTGAGCGGTGTTCACGCTGCCGATGCCGATGCGAGCTTGTTGGTTCGCAACGACTTGGCTACCCAGTTGGAACAGGGCTCCACCACCGTTGATGTCGAATTCGATCGAACCGACATAGTCCGCTTCAACCGACATGTTCAGGTCGAGCGTTCCGGTGTTGATCGTCAGCTTGTTGCCGTCGCCACTGGCGTCGACACCGTTGACCTTCGCCTTGATATCGGTACCAACCGCTCGAGCTCCCTCTTCCACTTCGGCACCAAAGGTTCCGTCGGCACCCTCTTCGATGATCTTCAGATCGACGAAGGCTTTCGAACCGTATTCGGTCGAATTCAATTCCAACGTGTTCTCGTTGGCCGAAGCGGTGACGCCGGTCGCTTCGGAGACAAGATTGATCTGCGCGATCAATTGTTCCAGCGTCGTGCCAGCACTGATATTGAAAACTTCCGATCCGGTTTCACCCGCCAATTCGAAGACGACGTCGGCGGCGATACCCCCGTCATCAGCATCTTCGATTTCGGTCGTCGTGATCGCGTCAACGCCTGCGTGCAGGATGCCGTCACCGTCGTTGGTGGTCAGTTCAGCCGAGTAGCCGGTCAGATCGTTTTCGATCGCCGCGATGATGTCGGCCAACGCGGTGTCGGAGTCGTCGTCGATCGTGATCGTGATGTTGTTATTTTCATCAACGCTCGCCGTCACAGCGCCGCCCGTGTCGCCACTGTTGTTGATCGTGATCGTGCCGTTGAACTCTTTTCCTTGCGGCGTGGTGATCGTGATCTCGTCGGTTGCTGTCGAACCGGTACCACCGCTGAACTCTTCGTCTTCGACATCGTCGCTGCCATCGACGGCAAAGACGTTGTCGGTGTTAACGGTTACTGCAAATAGATCGCTGAACGTGTCGGTGCCGTCCAACAGTGTGGTCGAAGCATCCAAAGCGGCTTGGATCGCCGACAGGTTTTGCGCGGTGGTGTTGTCGACGGTGATCGACAGCTTGCCATCGGCAAACGAGACTTCCGCAGCGGCGTTCGTACCGCCGGTGAATGTCTGTGCCAAAGCATCGTCATCGGTGGTTCCCGATGATGCGAAAACGTCGGTTCCAGCACTTCCCAATTGGATCTTGAAGTCGTCGTTGAATTCGGCGTCCGCTTCTAAAGCCGCTTTGATGTCGGTCAACGTTTGATCCGAGAGTTCATTGACAGTGATCGTCAACGCGTCACCGGTTCGGCTGACCAAAGCCGCTGCGTTGGCACCCGCGGTTCCGCCATTAAGCGGTATCGCGGCGCCATCGTCCGATCCGTCGGATCGGAAGACGACTTCTTCGTTTCCTTCGGCGATGTTGAATTCGAAATCGGCACTGCCAGCCAAAGCAGTTTGGATATCTTCCAAAGTCACACCAACCGTGTCGTCGACGGTGATCGTCACGACACCCGCCGCTTCGGCGATCGAAGCTGAACCGCTGGCGGGAGTACCGCTGACGATTTCGACAGTCAGTGCATTACCCGCGGTTCCGTCGAAGGCTCCGCCAGCTTTTGCCGAAACGGTGAATGCGTCGGTAACGCCGTTGACGTCGAACCCAGCCGATTCGGCTTGTGCGGTCGCGGTGTTACCAGCTGCAAATTGAACCGTCGCTGCGTTGCCAAGTCCGCCGTCGAGGGCACCGCCCTCTTTCGCCGAGATGGTAAAGCTGCCGCCGCCAGCAAGTGACTTCACTGCGGTCGTCGCTTGTGTCAAAGCGGTCGTCGCACCACTTTTGACATCAACCGTCAGATCGTTACCGGCGACACCATCAAGGCTGCTGCCGTCGAGAACGTCGATGGTATAGTCAGCTCCGCCAGCCGTCTCCAAATCGCCGGTCTTCGCTTCGTCGGCGGCACCTGTCGAGTTCGACAGGGTGATCTTGCCCGTACCCGCACCCGAGGCGGGTACATTATTAATGTTCACCGACGCCTTCGTCGCCGCCTCTTGAACCGATACATCGACTTGGATTTTACCCAAGTTGCCCAAGTTGGCTTGGTCGATCTGCAGGTTTTCGATCTTATTGAAGTTCGACGTGCCGCTGGTCAAGAAGTCCAGGCTGCCGTCCAACAGTTTGCGACCTTGGAAGGTCGTGGTTTGCGAAATACGGTTGATCGCTTCCAGGGAGCTGTCGACCTGCAATTGATTCGCCGCGATTTCGTCGGGGCTCAAAGCTCCACTATTTGCCGCTTCAACAACCAGACCGCGAACGTCGTTCAACAGCGTGCTTACCTGTCCCAGGGCGCTGTCGGCGGTTGCGATGATTTGGTTGGCGCGCTCGGTGTTGCTGACCGCCTTGTTGAGACTGGTGATTTCGCTTCGCAGTGCTTCGCTAGCGATCAAACCGGCCGGATCGTCCGATCCCGAATTGATGCGAAGACCGGTGCTCAACCGAGTCAGAGCTTCTTGCAAATCGCCGTTGGATGATTGCAGGCGATTTTGTGCGACGAGCGATGGAACGTTTGTATTAATCCGGGTCATGCTATTATTCCCTCTTTGCGGTTCAACGTGGACCTGTATTTGGACCCGCTCATATAAAGCGGGCTAACCCATGTGGAGGGCCAACGGCCTGTCACCACACTTAAGCTGAAACTTGGACCGGGCGTCTGACCGCGACGGCGTTTTGCGGGTTGCGCGTGAGTTCGACTACGCGACTCACCTGCGTCCTACGTCAACGTCGTGTTCAATCGACACGTCGTTGCTTGCCAGCGATCGGGAGAGGTGACATCACGAGATGCCACTGACCCCCTTTCTCCGACGAAGTATAGATCGGGATTGTTTGTTAGCATTATGAAAACAAGGCTGGCTTTTCCTTCGTTTAATACTTCCCCCCCGCTGCGACCCCGACAATCGTTACAGTCGGGAATACGACCTATCGAGTTTGACGATCGCAACGATTAAACGACCGCAAACTTTTCCTGATCTCTTGACGTATGCGACTCTTTCACCGCCAAATTCGAGGGGACACCGCCCCCCTAGCCAGCCTTTTAGACCCGGTACATCTTACCGATAACCCCCTTGCCGAAAGCAAAGAAGACAAGGGAACTCAGAGGGTGACCGCCCCATCGGCGGCAAGCCACTCACAAATACAAAACCCGGACCACCACGAAGCCATGCACCCCCAAAGGGACCACACAGGTAAGCATCGGGCGATGAATTCAGCAAACACGCTCAATTCGATAGAAAAACTTGGTCTTCCCGCAGAACTCACCCATACTACCCGACCTGCTGTGCAATCGACGCCCGCAGCAACTCAAAGGCTTCGTGCTCCTGAGCACCCCCTGTTTTGTCGATCAAGACACGCAAGCGTTCCAGATCGGCAGCAATCTCCGCAGCGGGAATCAGATGCGTGCGGGTCGCCAAGATCGCAGCTTCTATCACGGCATGCTTGGCTCGATTGAGCCCGAAGAATGGGGGACCGCTCCCCTGGCGGACGATCGCGCACTCCGCCGTCGGACGCTGCGGGTCGTCGTTCCAAGCGACCACTTCGATGGCGAACCAACGGCTTGCATTTTCCAACACGAACCATCCCCCTTCGATTTCCCTGACCGGCGGTTCGATCCGCCCAATTGCTGCCCGAGCGATCATCAAGACGTCGTCGGTCACATGGACGACGGCTCGCGATGTAGCACGGAGATTCCCATGCGTGGTCGATGTTTTGAAGGGTCGCAATTCGATCGTCGTGATTTCACGATCGACCACGGGCCCCATCGGTGCGACGTTGACTTCGCCATTGGCATTCACCGAAGTGACAAGACTTTCCAAGATCATGAGCAGGCCGTCGGCGATTCGGTAGGAAGATGACGCAGGAAGTTCTTCAACAGCGCGTCCCCCTGGTCGGTCAAAATCGATTCGGGGTGGAATTGGACGCCAAAAATCGGAAACTCACGATGGCGGATCCCCATCACCAATCGCACGGCCGCATCGCTGCAGTCCCCCACCTCGGGTGCATCCGGTGCAGCACCACGGTCATCAGTCCAGGCGGTTACCTGCAACACGTCGGGGATGGCGGCCGCGTCGGCGACCAAGGAATGGTAGCGTCCGGCAGCAAAAGGACTGGGCAAACCGGCAAACAAACCGTCGCCACCGTGCTCGATCATGCTGGGCACCCCATGCATCGGATGCGCCCGAACAATCCGTCCACCGAACGCTTGAGCGATGATCTGGTGTCCCAAACAAACACCCAAAATGGGCAACTGGCCCGCGAAGGCACGCGTGATCTCCACACAAGCCCCTGCCTGATCGGGCGCTTGGGGCCCAGGTGAAAGGATCAGCCCGGTGGGCCCGATCCGTCGGACGTCTTCAATCCCGATCTGGTCGCTGCGAACGACCAACGTGCGATGCCCATGCCGCCGCAGATAGCGGGCCAGGTTGTGGACAAAGCTGTCGTAGTTATCAAGCACCAGTAACATCGCGGTGATTCTACCCCCTGCCCGACTCAGCTTCTAGGACGCCGCCCGCATCGCCCCCGCTCCGCATCGATTCGCGTCCCCCTCGGAGTGTCACGCGATATTGCTCGCTTCCCCAGCAGGCTGGTTCCTAAGCGACCACTCGCGGCGGAAAACACCCCCGATTCGGTGGATTGCCCCCTCTGGCACATCGATTGCATTTGCTTGCGTTCTCTCGCTGCGACGTGGAACCCGACCGGCGGGGCGAGCGATTCTCCCAAGGAAAGCAACGTGATCGATCCATAGTTCTCCCGGCGCCCGTCAATCCTTCCAGGACCCTTTCCTTCATGCCCCAATCGACGCTCCAACCCGCTGGCGAAGCCGCCGAAGCGATCGCGCTGTTGTTCTATTGGATGAGCGCCGGGGCGGTCGTGATTTGGATCATCGTCGTCGGCCTCGCCGTCTACGCGATCTACCAACCCGGCCAACATCATCCCCAGACGATCAAGCGTTGGGTGATCGGTGGCGGTGCGGTTTTCCCGACGATCGTCCTGACCGGATTGCTGTGTGTGTCCCTCCCGATGATGCCCGAACTGCAGCGCCCAGCTCCCCAGGGCAGCCTGCAAGTCCATGTCAGCGGCGTCCGTTGGTGGTGGAGGATCACGTATCACATCGACGACGAAACCGTTGTCGAAACCGCGAACGAAATCCGTCTGCCCGTCGGCCGTCCCGTCGAGTTCAAGCTCGACAGCGAAGACGTCATCCATTCGTTTTGGATCCCGGCGTTGGGAGGCAAAGTCGACATGATGCCCGGCCGCCAAACGCGGTTGAAACTGCATCCGACACGTGTCGGAACCTTTCGCGGCGTCTGTGCGGAGTTTTGTGGTGCGGCCCACGCTCAGATGAACTTTGATGTCGTCGTGATGCCAGCCGATGAGTTCGACTCCTGGCTTAAGCAACTCACGCGACCGACGGCTTCCTCGCAAGAACCCGCTGCGGTCGCTGGCGAAAAACACTTCTTTGCCGTTGGCTGTCACGCCTGCCACGCGATTCGTGGCACCGATGCGAAAGGGAGCATGGGGCCCGACTTGACTCACTTTGGATCGCGTCCCAGCATCGCCGCAGGGCTGCTGCCGAACAACCATGCCAACCTCGTCCGCTGGATCACCGAGACCGATCGCGTGAAACCGGGCGTCGACATGCCGGCGTTCCATGCGATGGATCGACAGCAAGCCGCCGAGATCGCGACGTTTCTGGAGGGGCTGAAATGAGTGACCATCCCGACGACAACAAGCCCGAATCGCAACCGACGTCCGAGCCGGCAACAGCTCCCGCGGCGGAACTGACCGATCAGGAGAAGCGGCTGTTGGAACCGTGGAAGACGCCGACGGGATGGCGATATTGGTCTGCGGTGAACAACTCCGAAATCGGCCTCTGGTACACCGTCACCGCGTTTGCATTTTTCCTGTTCGGCGGCGTGCTGGCCTTGATCATGCGAGCCCAGTTGGCGATCCCCGAAAACGATTGGCTGACTCCCGATCAGTACAACCAAGTCTTCACGATGCACGGCAGCGTGATGATGTTCTTGTTTGCCGTGCCGATTCTCGAAGCGATCTCGATCCTGTTGCTTCCGCAGATGATGGGGGCCCGCGACCTTCCCTTCCCACGCTTGTCGGCTTACGGATATTGGTGCTTCTTGATCGGCGGGATCTTCGTTTGCGGATCGCTCTTCTTCGGCGTCGCCCCTCGCGGCGGCTGGTTCATGTATCCGCCGATGACCACCGAATATCAGACCGATGTCGGCCCCGACATCTGGCTGCTGGGACTCTCCTTCATCGAGATCGCATCGATCGCCGCCGCAGTCGAACTGATCGTCGGCGTCTTAAAATGCCGCCCGCCGGGAATGCGATTGAACCTGATCCCGCTGTACGCCTGGTACATCCTGGTCGTCGCCGCGATGATCCTGTTCGCCTTTCCACCGTTGATCGCCGGCGACCTGTTGATGGAGCTCGAACGCTCGCTCGACTGGCCCTTCTTCGACGCATCGCGCGGCGGCGACCCGATGTTGTGGCAGCACCTGTTTTGGATTTTTGGACACCCCGAAGTCTATATCGTCTTCCTCCCATCGATCGCGCTACTGGCGATGATCGTTCCCACATTCGCACGGACCCCGATGGTCGGTTATTCGTGGATCGTGTTGGCCGCCGTCGGAACCGGCTTCCTCAGCTTTGGTTTGTGGGTCCACCACATGTTCACCACCGGGCTGCCTGGGCTGACGATCGGGATCTTTTCAGCAGCTTCCGAAGCGGTCGCGATCCCGACCGGCGTGCAGATCTTCTGCTTTATCGCCACGCTGTTGATCGGCCGCGTGCGGTCATCGGTCTGTTTGTGGTTCGCCCTCGCCGGCCTGGCGACCTTCATCATCGGCGGTCTGACCGGCGTGATGATCGCGATCGCTCCGTTCGATTATCAAGCCCACGACACCTATTTCATCGTCGGCCATTTGCACTACGTCCTGGTCGGTGGCACGATCTTCCCGATCATGGCCGGCGTCTACTATTACTACCCGCTGGTGATGGGGAAACCGTTGTCGCAGCGGCTGGGCAAACTGGCCTTTTGGTTGACGCTGATCGGTTTCAACGTCAGCTTCTTCCCGATGCATTTGACCGGCTTGATCGGGATGCCGCGCCGCGTCTACACCTACCCGGCCGAGATGGGCTTCGACACGCTGAACCTTGTCTCCTCGATCGGTGCGTTTGTGTTAGCCGCTGGCTTTGCGGTCTTTCTGTGGGATGTTCTTCGTCCGAAGCGCAAGCAGGCGCATGCGGCAAGGAATTGTTGGAACGCGGGGACGTTGGAATGGCTGGCCGATGTCCCCGACCGACCTTGGGGAATCCGATCGATCCCGATCATCGAGAGCCGTTATCCGCTGTGGGACCAAGCGAACTTTGTCCGCGACGTCGATGAAGGGAATTTCTATCTTCCCGATGCCGAAGAAGGGCTCCGCGAAACGCTGGTCACATCGACGATGGACGCCCATCCGCAGCAGTGTTTACGCGTCCCAGGGCCGTCGTTTATCCCGATATTTGCCGCGATCTTCACCGGCGGGCTGTTCATCCTTTCGACGTTCCACTGGTACACCGCCGCCGGGATCAGCGGCCTGTTGGCGTTGGTCTGCATAATCATTTGGCTGTGGACCGGCACCGCACCGATCCCCGAAAAACCATGCAAAGACGTCGGCCGCGGGCTGCATCTGCCGCTCTACGTCTCCGGTCCACAAGCGGTCGGTTGGTGGGCGATGTTCATCACGATGCTTGGCGACATGACAGCCTTCATGGCGTTGGTCTTCGGTTACTTTTTCTACTGGACGGTACACGAACAATTCCCGCCAGCCGACCAGCCCGGCCCGGGGATCTTCTATCCGCTTGGCGGTTTGGCCGCCGTGGGCGTCGCTTGGGCATGCACTCTCGCCGCACGCCGGTGGAACCGCCGCGATCGCCCCGCCCTGTTTTATTCAGCGATCGGCATCGGGGCGTTGGCGACGATTCACGCTGGCGTCACCACCGCTGCGGCTCCGATCGCCAACAAGATGGATCCGACCAGCCACGTCTATCCGGCGATGGTCTGCGTGTTGGTGCTTTGGATGACGCTTCATTTGGCCGTCGGTTTGCTGATGCTGATCTACTGCGCCGCACGACGCATGGCGGGCAGGATGGACGCGGTTCACGATGCCGACATCATGAACGTCTCGCTCTACTGGCACTTCATGGCGCTGACTGCGGCGATCACCGTCGCCGTGATCGCAGGCTTTCCTTTTGTTGCATGAGGTGACCGATGACGGATGCGACCAACACGACAACGCCAGCGGAATCGGACGACATGCAAACGACGACGCCAGCGGTCAGCTACCGCGCGCTCCGAAATCACATCGTCTGGTTGCTGATCCCGCCGACGACCTGGGCGATCCATTTTCTAGCCAGTTATCTCACGATCGCGATCGTTTGCGCCAAATCGGAGACCGGCGACGCGATGCCGATCCGAATCGCGATCGCGATTTATACGCTTGTTGCGTTGGGGGTGATCGCGTTGGTTGGTTGGCACAGTCACCGACAGCATCGCCACGGAGACGCCTCCGCGCCGCACGACGGCAACACGTCGGACGTCCAGCTGCGCTTCATCGGTTATGCGACGCTTCTGTTGGCCGCACTCAGCGGCGTCGCCACGCTCTTCACCGCGTTGGTGGTCCTCTTTATCGGGAGCTGTGACTAATGCGACCGATGCTTTGGAATTTGGGATGGTTAGTTTTGGCGATCGCCTGGCTTGGTCCGCTGCCGGAAATGGCCAACCATTCCTTCGCCGCGCACATGACGCTGCACATGGCGGTCGTTGCCGTCGCGGCGCCGATATTGTCGATCGCTGCGGCGGGGCGTCGATGGGATCCGGTACTCCGATTTCCAAAGCTGTTCGCCCCCGTCCCGGCATCGGTTGGCGAGCTGTTGATCGTTTGGGCCTGGCACGCCCCGGGACTGCATCACTGGGCACGCCACGATGCGTTCGGGTTTGTTGTCGAACAGTCGATGTTCCTCGCCGCTGGCGTTTGGGTTTGGCTGTCCGCTTTCGGTGGATCGCAGCCGCGGGACCGCGGCCGCAGCGCCGCCGGCGTGATCGGGCTGTTGTTGACATCGATGCACATGACGCTGTTGGGCGCGTTGTTAGTCATGTCGCCAAGGTTGCTCTATTCCCATCATCACGGCGGCACAGGGCTGACGCCGATCATGGACCAACATCTCGGCGGCGCGGTGATGCTGGTCGTCGGCGGGCTGGCGTTTTTGACCGGCGGATTGTGGCTGACGCGCGACCTCGTCGATCCGATCCGGATGCCGATCGGGGCGGCGAAGAGGTCATCTTTTGGAAAGGCGAACACACGATGAAACGACGACTGAAAGAGC from Rosistilla carotiformis includes the following:
- a CDS encoding DUF447 domain-containing protein, with protein sequence MILESLVTSVNANGEVNVAPMGPVVDREITTIELRPFKTSTTHGNLRATSRAVVHVTDDVLMIARAAIGRIEPPVREIEGGWFVLENASRWFAIEVVAWNDDPQRPTAECAIVRQGSGPPFFGLNRAKHAVIEAAILATRTHLIPAAEIAADLERLRVLIDKTGGAQEHEAFELLRASIAQQVG
- the coxB gene encoding cytochrome c oxidase subunit II, translating into MPQSTLQPAGEAAEAIALLFYWMSAGAVVIWIIVVGLAVYAIYQPGQHHPQTIKRWVIGGGAVFPTIVLTGLLCVSLPMMPELQRPAPQGSLQVHVSGVRWWWRITYHIDDETVVETANEIRLPVGRPVEFKLDSEDVIHSFWIPALGGKVDMMPGRQTRLKLHPTRVGTFRGVCAEFCGAAHAQMNFDVVVMPADEFDSWLKQLTRPTASSQEPAAVAGEKHFFAVGCHACHAIRGTDAKGSMGPDLTHFGSRPSIAAGLLPNNHANLVRWITETDRVKPGVDMPAFHAMDRQQAAEIATFLEGLK
- a CDS encoding flagellin N-terminal helical domain-containing protein translates to MTRINTNVPSLVAQNRLQSSNGDLQEALTRLSTGLRINSGSDDPAGLIASEALRSEITSLNKAVSNTERANQIIATADSALGQVSTLLNDVRGLVVEAANSGALSPDEIAANQLQVDSSLEAINRISQTTTFQGRKLLDGSLDFLTSGTSNFNKIENLQIDQANLGNLGKIQVDVSVQEAATKASVNINNVPASGAGTGKITLSNSTGAADEAKTGDLETAGGADYTIDVLDGSSLDGVAGNDLTVDVKSGATTALTQATTAVKSLAGGGSFTISAKEGGALDGGLGNAATVQFAAGNTATAQAESAGFDVNGVTDAFTVSAKAGGAFDGTAGNALTVEIVSGTPASGSASIAEAAGVVTITVDDTVGVTLEDIQTALAGSADFEFNIAEGNEEVVFRSDGSDDGAAIPLNGGTAGANAAALVSRTGDALTITVNELSDQTLTDIKAALEADAEFNDDFKIQLGSAGTDVFASSGTTDDDALAQTFTGGTNAAAEVSFADGKLSITVDNTTAQNLSAIQAALDASTTLLDGTDTFSDLFAVTVNTDNVFAVDGSDDVEDEEFSGGTGSTATDEITITTPQGKEFNGTITINNSGDTGGAVTASVDENNNITITIDDDSDTALADIIAAIENDLTGYSAELTTNDGDGILHAGVDAITTTEIEDADDGGIAADVVFELAGETGSEVFNISAGTTLEQLIAQINLVSEATGVTASANENTLELNSTEYGSKAFVDLKIIEEGADGTFGAEVEEGARAVGTDIKAKVNGVDASGDGNKLTINTGTLDLNMSVEADYVGSIEFDINGGGALFQLGSQVVANQQARIGIGSVNTAQLGGVSGKLFELGEGGRAALGTDPTAAAAIVDEAIDQVTGLRGRLGAFQRTTIESNLVSLNDTVANLQEAESSIRDADFAAESARLTRAQILVQSGTSVLSLANQNPQNVLSLLG
- a CDS encoding anthranilate synthase component II; amino-acid sequence: MLLVLDNYDSFVHNLARYLRRHGHRTLVVRSDQIGIEDVRRIGPTGLILSPGPQAPDQAGACVEITRAFAGQLPILGVCLGHQIIAQAFGGRIVRAHPMHGVPSMIEHGGDGLFAGLPSPFAAGRYHSLVADAAAIPDVLQVTAWTDDRGAAPDAPEVGDCSDAAVRLVMGIRHREFPIFGVQFHPESILTDQGDALLKNFLRHLPTESPTACS
- the ctaD gene encoding cytochrome c oxidase subunit I; translated protein: MSDHPDDNKPESQPTSEPATAPAAELTDQEKRLLEPWKTPTGWRYWSAVNNSEIGLWYTVTAFAFFLFGGVLALIMRAQLAIPENDWLTPDQYNQVFTMHGSVMMFLFAVPILEAISILLLPQMMGARDLPFPRLSAYGYWCFLIGGIFVCGSLFFGVAPRGGWFMYPPMTTEYQTDVGPDIWLLGLSFIEIASIAAAVELIVGVLKCRPPGMRLNLIPLYAWYILVVAAMILFAFPPLIAGDLLMELERSLDWPFFDASRGGDPMLWQHLFWIFGHPEVYIVFLPSIALLAMIVPTFARTPMVGYSWIVLAAVGTGFLSFGLWVHHMFTTGLPGLTIGIFSAASEAVAIPTGVQIFCFIATLLIGRVRSSVCLWFALAGLATFIIGGLTGVMIAIAPFDYQAHDTYFIVGHLHYVLVGGTIFPIMAGVYYYYPLVMGKPLSQRLGKLAFWLTLIGFNVSFFPMHLTGLIGMPRRVYTYPAEMGFDTLNLVSSIGAFVLAAGFAVFLWDVLRPKRKQAHAARNCWNAGTLEWLADVPDRPWGIRSIPIIESRYPLWDQANFVRDVDEGNFYLPDAEEGLRETLVTSTMDAHPQQCLRVPGPSFIPIFAAIFTGGLFILSTFHWYTAAGISGLLALVCIIIWLWTGTAPIPEKPCKDVGRGLHLPLYVSGPQAVGWWAMFITMLGDMTAFMALVFGYFFYWTVHEQFPPADQPGPGIFYPLGGLAAVGVAWACTLAARRWNRRDRPALFYSAIGIGALATIHAGVTTAAAPIANKMDPTSHVYPAMVCVLVLWMTLHLAVGLLMLIYCAARRMAGRMDAVHDADIMNVSLYWHFMALTAAITVAVIAGFPFVA
- a CDS encoding cytochrome c oxidase assembly protein, with protein sequence MRPMLWNLGWLVLAIAWLGPLPEMANHSFAAHMTLHMAVVAVAAPILSIAAAGRRWDPVLRFPKLFAPVPASVGELLIVWAWHAPGLHHWARHDAFGFVVEQSMFLAAGVWVWLSAFGGSQPRDRGRSAAGVIGLLLTSMHMTLLGALLVMSPRLLYSHHHGGTGLTPIMDQHLGGAVMLVVGGLAFLTGGLWLTRDLVDPIRMPIGAAKRSSFGKANTR
- a CDS encoding transmembrane prediction, giving the protein MTDATNTTTPAESDDMQTTTPAVSYRALRNHIVWLLIPPTTWAIHFLASYLTIAIVCAKSETGDAMPIRIAIAIYTLVALGVIALVGWHSHRQHRHGDASAPHDGNTSDVQLRFIGYATLLLAALSGVATLFTALVVLFIGSCD